In Neodiprion pinetum isolate iyNeoPine1 chromosome 6, iyNeoPine1.2, whole genome shotgun sequence, one genomic interval encodes:
- the TTLL1B gene encoding polyglutamylase complex subunit TTLL1 isoform X1 yields the protein MANSVADNKRAVTNNLSTIYGRVPTIGTDKMRVTFCTDMDKSVIVYNFEKRGWTQVGPEDDWNFYWAVTQSCRTIFSVETGYRMSDNQTINHFPNHYELTRKDLLVKNIKRYRKDLEREGSLLAERGDGPGKYLHLDFIPVTFVLPADYNMFVEEYRKSPQSTWIMKPCGKSQGAGIFLINKLSKLKRWSREARNPFNPNLTKESYVISRYIDNPLLIGGKKFDLRLYVLITSFRPLKAYLFKLGFCRFCTVKYDTSIQELDNMYVHLTNVSVQKHGDEYNSLHGGKMSVQNLRLYLESTRGKSVTEKLFANISWCIVHSLKAVAPVMANDRHCFECYGYDIIIDNKLKPWLIEVNASPSLTSTTVNDRILKYKLIDNIISVVVPPDGVPDVRWNKCPSPEAMGNFELLLDEELAAQDERDNPTGKFRNQSNKWK from the exons ATGGCGAATTCGGTTGCCGATAACAAACGGGCTGTTACGAACAATTTATCCACTATTTATGGCAG AGTGCCAACAATTGGAACGGACAAGATGAGGGTGACATTCTGTACGGATATGGACAAGTCCGTTATAGTTTACAACTTTGAAAAAAGAGGCTGGACTCAAGTTGGTCCAGAAGACGATTGGAATTTTTACTG gGCTGTCACCCAATCATGCCGAACTATTTTTAGCGTGGAAACTGGCTACAGAATGAGTGATAATCA aaccattaacCACTTTCCCAATCACTATGAACTAACACGCAAAGATTTACTGGTGAAAAACATAAAAAGATACCGAAAAGACTTGGAGAGAGAAGGAAGCCTGCTTGCTGAGAGAGGAGACGGACCAGGAAAATATCTTCACCTCGATTTTATACCAGTTACATTTGTATTACCAGCAG ATTATAATATGTTTGTGGAAGAATATCGCAAGTCTCCACAAAGTACTTGGATAATGAAACCATGTGGTAAATCACAGGGGGCTGGAATATTCCTTATAAACAAATTGAGTAAATTGAAGCGATGGTCTCGTGAAGCTAGAAATCCATTCAACCCCAACCTTACTAAAGAATCATACGTTATTTCCAG GTATATCGACAATCCACTCTTAATTGGGGGGAAGAAATTTGATCTTCGGTTGTATGTGCTAATCACTTCATTTCGACCCCTAAAGGCATATCTTTTCAAGCTTGGATTCTGTCGATTTTGCACAGTAAAATACGATACTAGTATTCAAGAACTTGACAATATGTATGTTCATCTGACAAACGTGTCTGTACAAAAACATGGA GATGAATACAATAGCTTACATGGTGGGAAAATGAGTGTACAAAATTTGAGATTGTACTTAGAAAGTACTCGAGGAAAGTCTGTGACAGAAAAACTTTTTGCTAATATTTCTTGGTGTATCGTACACTCTTTAAAAGCTGTTGCTCCGGTAATGGCAAACGATCGACACTGCTTTGAGTGCTATGGCTATGATATTATCATTGACAATAAACTAAAGCCATGGTTAATAGAG GTTAACGCATCACCATCTTTAACTTCCACTACGGTGAACGATCGAATTCTAAAGTACAAATTGATTGACAACATTATATCAGTAGTCGTTCCTCCCGACGGTGTACCTGA CGTCAGATGGAATAAGTGTCCGTCGCCTGAAGCTATGGGGAATTTTGAGTTACTCCTGGATGAAGAATTAGCAGCCCAGGACGAGAGAGACAACCCTACaggaaaatttcgaaatcaaTCAAACAAATGGAAATAA
- the mRpL23 gene encoding large ribosomal subunit protein uL23m — protein MSTRWYPIYQKGNPQLRIFLPNFWMKLVAPDIRQPESVVQFHCSMEMTKTDIQNYLTKIYNIDIVKVRTRIALGRFVKEPQRQYIMKLDDVKVAYVTLPKDQKFTFPDLFPKDKKNTTIKDGEKSLEDMKNSFKNYLDRNKERPGMPNWYTI, from the exons ATGTCGACAAGATG GTATCCGATCTATCAGAAGGGCAATCCTCAGCTGAGGATATTTCTCCCCAATTTCTGGATGAAGCTGGTCGCACCTGATATCAGGCAGCCTGAATCTGTGGTTCAATTTCATTGTTCAATGGAAATGACAAAGACCGACATTCAAAACTacttgacaaaaatttataatatcgaTATCGTCAAAGTAAGAACAAGAATTGCCTTGGGTCGATTTGTAAAGGAACCGCAGAGACAATACATCATGAAGTTAGACGACGTCAAAGTTGCCTACGTTACTCTG CCAAAGGACCAAAAATTCACTTTCCCAGACTTGTTTCCCAAAGACAAGAAGAATACAACTATAAAGGATGGTGAAAAATCATTGGAAgacatgaaaaattcatttaagaATTACTTGGACAGAAACAAGGAGAGACCTGGTATGCCCAATTGGTATACGATATAA
- the TTLL1B gene encoding polyglutamylase complex subunit TTLL1 isoform X2, producing the protein MRVTFCTDMDKSVIVYNFEKRGWTQVGPEDDWNFYWAVTQSCRTIFSVETGYRMSDNQTINHFPNHYELTRKDLLVKNIKRYRKDLEREGSLLAERGDGPGKYLHLDFIPVTFVLPADYNMFVEEYRKSPQSTWIMKPCGKSQGAGIFLINKLSKLKRWSREARNPFNPNLTKESYVISRYIDNPLLIGGKKFDLRLYVLITSFRPLKAYLFKLGFCRFCTVKYDTSIQELDNMYVHLTNVSVQKHGDEYNSLHGGKMSVQNLRLYLESTRGKSVTEKLFANISWCIVHSLKAVAPVMANDRHCFECYGYDIIIDNKLKPWLIEVNASPSLTSTTVNDRILKYKLIDNIISVVVPPDGVPDVRWNKCPSPEAMGNFELLLDEELAAQDERDNPTGKFRNQSNKWK; encoded by the exons ATGAGGGTGACATTCTGTACGGATATGGACAAGTCCGTTATAGTTTACAACTTTGAAAAAAGAGGCTGGACTCAAGTTGGTCCAGAAGACGATTGGAATTTTTACTG gGCTGTCACCCAATCATGCCGAACTATTTTTAGCGTGGAAACTGGCTACAGAATGAGTGATAATCA aaccattaacCACTTTCCCAATCACTATGAACTAACACGCAAAGATTTACTGGTGAAAAACATAAAAAGATACCGAAAAGACTTGGAGAGAGAAGGAAGCCTGCTTGCTGAGAGAGGAGACGGACCAGGAAAATATCTTCACCTCGATTTTATACCAGTTACATTTGTATTACCAGCAG ATTATAATATGTTTGTGGAAGAATATCGCAAGTCTCCACAAAGTACTTGGATAATGAAACCATGTGGTAAATCACAGGGGGCTGGAATATTCCTTATAAACAAATTGAGTAAATTGAAGCGATGGTCTCGTGAAGCTAGAAATCCATTCAACCCCAACCTTACTAAAGAATCATACGTTATTTCCAG GTATATCGACAATCCACTCTTAATTGGGGGGAAGAAATTTGATCTTCGGTTGTATGTGCTAATCACTTCATTTCGACCCCTAAAGGCATATCTTTTCAAGCTTGGATTCTGTCGATTTTGCACAGTAAAATACGATACTAGTATTCAAGAACTTGACAATATGTATGTTCATCTGACAAACGTGTCTGTACAAAAACATGGA GATGAATACAATAGCTTACATGGTGGGAAAATGAGTGTACAAAATTTGAGATTGTACTTAGAAAGTACTCGAGGAAAGTCTGTGACAGAAAAACTTTTTGCTAATATTTCTTGGTGTATCGTACACTCTTTAAAAGCTGTTGCTCCGGTAATGGCAAACGATCGACACTGCTTTGAGTGCTATGGCTATGATATTATCATTGACAATAAACTAAAGCCATGGTTAATAGAG GTTAACGCATCACCATCTTTAACTTCCACTACGGTGAACGATCGAATTCTAAAGTACAAATTGATTGACAACATTATATCAGTAGTCGTTCCTCCCGACGGTGTACCTGA CGTCAGATGGAATAAGTGTCCGTCGCCTGAAGCTATGGGGAATTTTGAGTTACTCCTGGATGAAGAATTAGCAGCCCAGGACGAGAGAGACAACCCTACaggaaaatttcgaaatcaaTCAAACAAATGGAAATAA